In Mustela lutreola isolate mMusLut2 chromosome 1, mMusLut2.pri, whole genome shotgun sequence, one genomic interval encodes:
- the MMP27 gene encoding matrix metalloproteinase-27 produces MKNLLLQCLLLVTFSSAFPIDRNMDTGENARLVQAYLNQFYSLEIEGSPLVQSKNGSLLDGKIREMQAFFGLTVTGQLDSRTLEMMRTPRCGVPDVGQYGYTLPGWGRHNLTYRIVNYTPDMAQADVDEAIRSGLEVWSRVTPLTFTKTFKGVADIMIAFRTRVHGRCPRYFDGPLGVLGHAFPPGLGLGGDTHFDEDENWTKDGAGFSLFLVAAHEFGHALGLSHSNDRTALMFPNYVSLDPNKYPLSQDDISGIQSIYGSLPKTSAKPKEATIPHACDPYLTFDAITTFRREVMFFKGRHVWRIYYDIADVEFERISSFWPSLPADIHAAYESPNDKILVFKDDRFWVIRGYAVLPDYPKPIHTLGFPRHVKKIDAAVCDHSTRKTYFFVGIWCWRYDEVTQSMDRGYPRRVVKLFPGIGLRVDAAFQHKGFFYFFRGSKQFEYDPKAKNITRIMKINSWFRCKEPLNASSNVSISEEEVCSGGVEMFYHKNSYLLILSFVHVLKKICSYQ; encoded by the exons atgaAGAACCTTCTGCTTCAATGTTTGCTCCTTGTAACGTTTTCTTCTGCATTTCCTATAGACCGAAACATGGACACTGGCGAGAACGCGCGGCTGGTGCAG GCATATCTCAACCAGTTCTACTCTCTTGAAATAGAAGGGAGTCCTCTTGTCCAAAGCAAGAACGGGAGTCTCTTAGATGGCAAGATTCGGGAAATGCAAGCATTTTTTGGACTGACGGTGACTGGACAACTCGACTCACGCACCCTGGAGATGATGAGGACACCGAGGTGCGGAGTGCCAGATGTGGGTCAGTACGGTTACACTCTCCCAGGATGGGGAAGACACAACCTCACATACAG AATCGTCAACTACACTCCAGATATGGCCCAGGCAGATGTGGACGAGGCCATCCGGAGCGGCCTTGAGGTGTGGAGCCGAGTGACTCCGCTGACGTTCACCAAGACTTTCAAGGGGGTTGCAGACATCATGATTGCCTTTAGGACCCGAG TGCATGGCCGGTGCCCTCGTTATTTTGATGGCCCCCTGGGAGTCCTCGGACATGCCTTTCCTCCAGGTCTGGGTCTGGGTGGAGACACTCACTTCGATGAGGACGAAAACTGGACCAAGGATGGAGCAG GATTCAGCTTGTTCCTTGTGGCTGCCCATGAATTTGGCCACGCACTGGGACTCTCTCACTCCAACGATCGAACAGCTTTGATGTTTCCAAATTATGTCTCCCTGGATCCTAACAAGTACCCGCTTTCTCAGGACGATATCAGTGGGATCCAGTCCATCTACG GGAGTCTGCCTAAGACATCTGCTAAGCCAAAGGAGGCCACCATACCCCATGCCTGTGACCCTTATTTGACTTTTGACGCTATCACCACCTTCCGCAGAGAAGTAATGTTCTTTAAAGGCAG GCATGTGTGGCGGATTTACTACGATATTGCGGACGTTGAATTTGAACGGATCTCTTCGTTTTGGCCCTCCCTGCCGGCAGATATCCACGCTGCATATGAGAGCCCCAACGATAAGATTCTAGTGTTTAAAG ATGACAGGTTCTGGGTGATCAGAGGATACGCTGTCTTGCCAGATTACCCCAAACCCATCCATACGCTCGGCTTTCCAAGACACGTGAAGAAAATTGACGCGGCTGTCTGCGACCACAGCACCAGAAAAACCTATTTCTTTGTGGGCATTTGGTGCTGGAG ATATGACGAAGTGACCCAGAGCATGGACAGAGGGTACCCACGGAGGGTGGTGAAGCTCTTCCCAGGAATTGGGCTCCGAGTCGATGCTGCTTTCCAGCATAAAG ggTTCTTCTATTTCTTCCGTGGATCAAAGCAATTTGAATATGACCCCAAGGCAAAGAACATCACCAGAATAATGAAAATCAATTCCTGGTTTCGGTGTAAAGAGCCATTAAACGCGTCATCCAATGTTAGTATCAGTGAGGAAGAAGTCTGTTCAGGAGGAGTAGAGATGTTTTATCATAAGAATTCGTACTTGCTTATTCTCAGCTTTGTTCATGTGCTGAAAAAAATCTGTAGTTATCAATAA
- the MMP8 gene encoding neutrophil collagenase → MIRLKTLLLLILLSVWLSQAFPVPGGSPEEADTQEMDTQVVQDYLEKFYQLPRRGLRSQRQNSPSVIVEKLKEMQRFFGLSETGKPDQQTLAVMRKPRCGVPDSGDFMVTPGNPKWEQTNLTYRIIKYTTQLSEADVEESIKKAFQVWSNASPLTFTKTSQGEADIKITFVQGDHGDNSPFDGPNGILAHAFQPGQGVGGDAHFDEDEIWTMNSSSYNLFLVAAHEFGHSLGLSHSTDPGALMYPNYAFRDPSTYTLPQDDINGIQAIYGPSNNPIQPTGPSTPTACDPRLTFDAITTLRGEILFFKDKYFWRRHPQLRIVELNFISLFWPSLPDGIQAAYENVDEDLVFLFKGGQYWALNGYDIEQGYPRNISDYGFPSSIRAIDAAVYYRRKTYFFINDQIWRYDNQRQSMEPGYPKAIASIFPGIETRVDAVFQQDHVFLFFSGPRYYAFNLDAHRVIRVDRSQRWLNC, encoded by the exons ATGATCCGTCTGAAGACATTGCTTCTCCTGATCCTCCTGTCTGTGTGGCTCTCCCAGGCCTTCCCAGTCCCTGGGGGGTCCCCAGAAGAGGCGGACACACAAGAGATGGACACACAAGTCGTTCAG GATTACCTAGAAAAGTTCTACCAGTTACCGAGGAGAGGACTGCGGTCGCAGAGGCAGAACAGCCCTAGCGTGATCGTTGAGAAGCTCAAAGAGATGCAGCGCTTCTTCGGGCTGAGCGAGACGGGGAAGCCGGACCAGCAGACGCTGGCGGTGATGCGGAAACCTCGCTGCGGGGTTCCCGACAGTGGGGACTTCATGGTGACCCCTGGAAACCCCAAGTGGGAACAAACCAACCTGACCTACAG gATTATTAAGTACACCACACAGTTGTCCGAGGCCGATGTGGAGGAGTCTATTAAGAAAGCCTTTCAAGTGTGGAGCAACGCGTCACCCCTGACCTTCACCAAGACCtcgcagggagaagcagacatcaaGATCACTTTTGTCCAAGGAG ATCATGGCGACAATTCTCCATTTGATGGACCCAATGGGATCCTGGCTCACGCCTTCCAGCCGGGCCAAGGTGTTGGAGGAGACGCGCACTTCGATGAAGATGAAATATGGACCATGAATTCCAGCA GTTACAATCTGTTCCTCGTCGCCGCCCATGAATTTGGCCACTCCTTGGGGCTCTCGCACTCCACGGACCCCGGAGCCTTGATGTACCCTAACTACGCCTTCCGCGACCCCAGCACCTACACCCTCCCTCAGGACGACATCAACGGCATCCAGGCCATCTACG gtccttCAAACAACCCCATCCAACCCACTGGACCGAGCACGCCCACAGCCTGCGACCCCAGACTGACGTTTGATGCTATCACCACCCTCCGTGGAGAAATACTATTCTTCAAAGACAA GTACTTCTGGAGGAGACACCCTCAGCTGAGAATAGTCGAACTCAACTTCATCTCCCTCTTCTGGCCGTCCCTGCCCGACGGCATACAGGCAGCCTATGAGAATGTGGACGAGGACCTTGTTTTCCTATTTAAAG GTGGCCAGTACTGGGCTCTGAATGGTTATGACATTGAGCAAGGTTATCCTAGGAACATCTCAGACTACGGCTTCCCAAGCAGCATCCGAGCAATCGATGCAGCTGTTTACTACAGGAGAAAAACCTACTTCTTCATAAATGACCAGATCTGGAG ataTGATAACCAAAGACAATCCATGGAACCAGGTTATCCCAAAGCCATAGCAAGTATCTTTCCAGGAATAGAAACCAGAGTTGATGCAGTTTTCCAGCAGGATC atgtcttccttttcttcagtGGACCAAGATATTACGCATTCAACCTTGATGCTCACAGGGTCATCAGGGTCGACAGAAGCCAGCGATGGCTGAACTGCTGA